From a region of the Anomalospiza imberbis isolate Cuckoo-Finch-1a 21T00152 chromosome 3, ASM3175350v1, whole genome shotgun sequence genome:
- the HS3ST5 gene encoding heparan sulfate glucosamine 3-O-sulfotransferase 5: MLFKQQALLRQKLFVLGSLAIGSLLYLVARVGSLDRLQPLCPIDGRFGPRGQDEMPLRALQFKRGLLHEFRKGNATKEQIRLHNLVQQLPKAIIIGVRKGGTRALLEMLNLHPAVVKASQEIHFFDNDENYAKGIEWYRKKMPFSYPHQITIEKSPAYFITEEVPERIYKMNSSIKLLIIVREPTTRAISDYTQVLEGKERKNKTYYKFEKLAIDPNTCEVNTKYKAVRTSIYTKHLERWLKYFPIEQFHIVDGDRLITEPLPELQLVEKFLNLPPRISQYNLYFNATRGFYCLRFNIVFNKCLAGSKGRIHPEVDTSVITKLRKFFHPFNQKFYQITGRTFNWP; this comes from the exons ATGCTATTCAAACAGCAGGCGTTGCTGAGACAGAAGCTCTTTGTGCTAGGCAGCCTTGCTATTGGAAGTCTCCTATATCTAGTTGCCAGAGTTGGGAGTTTGGATAG actgcagcccctctgccccatTGATGGTCGTTTTGGACCCCGCGGCCAGGACGAAATGCCGTTGCGAGCCCTGCAGTTCAAGAGAGGTCTGCTCCATGAATTTCGAAAGGGCAATGCCACCAAGGAACAAATTCGACTGCACAATCTGGTTCAGCAGCTTCCCAAGGCCATTATCATTGGGGTGCGGAAAGGAGGCACCCGAGCACTATTGGAGATGCTGAACCTTCACCCTGCAGTGGTCAAAGCTTCTCAAGAGATTCACTTCTTTGACAATGATGAAAACTATGCCAAGGGAATTGAGTGGTACCggaaaaaaatgcctttttcttaCCCTCATCAAATAACAATTGAGAAAAGCCCCGCGTATTTTATCACCGAGGAAGTACCTGAAAGGATTTACAAAATGAACTCATCTATCAAATTATTGATCATTGTCAGGGAACCTACCACAAGAGCTATTTCTGATTACACTCAGGTGCTGGAAGGcaaggaaagaaagaacaaaacttACTACAAATTTGAGAAGCTGGCAATTGATCCTAATACCTGCGAAGTGAACACTAAGTATAAGGCAGTGAGAACCAGCATCTACACAAAACATCTGGAGAGATGGTTAAAATACTTCCCAATCGAGCAGTTTCATATTGTGGACGGAGACCGGCTCATCACAGAACCACTGCCAGAACTCCAGCTGGTTGAGAAGTTCCTAAATCTTCCTCCGAGGATAAGTCAGTACAATTTATACTTCAATGCCACCAGAGGGTTTTACTGCTTGCGATTTAACATTGTCTTTAACAAGTGCCTGGCGGGTAGCAAGGGACGCATCCATCCAGAGGTGGACACCTCTGTCATTACCAAATTGCGCAAGTTCTTCCATCCTTTTAATCAAAAATTTTACCAGATCACGGGGAGGACATTTAACTGGCCCTAA